One stretch of Clupea harengus chromosome 2, Ch_v2.0.2, whole genome shotgun sequence DNA includes these proteins:
- the akap11 gene encoding A-kinase anchor protein 11 isoform X3, which yields MDACARIKGIPLKSRATLRKETVRENAAVCVKTLLKNRRELCSVFLELQHIRSTQCPTEINFVCLPSHTEGEDLTTRVLPCGPPDMAELLRSLHVHSLKNEEVLLLKDSKKILERKDSLSQTSLSKAICIFRHSHASQINVTTLLGLLTRYTAGIRYALELQSLQRGMSESGQTEDDDTNHSVSSIEEDFVTAFEHLEEEENGECSFSASCSQRNQRDVASQTVSRYCKDMSGSHIIIGTSSKKSSRKQKYTPEGSISVQLGPTPACFSGNESQSRLYMSDIQPKVQDTPRSPSESDESNCSSPSPIIFLDEVDYQKSLKAKLDIPQIPVLKDGVEDSDSEVSEFFDSFDQFEDLDLILQSSIKVPKGQITSGQSLTKKSFEDTDSKYVYRGYSTMNPHKFDHSILPDNIRKPTPLKPGSPYGVHSDVPDSPRLVRTSCDDSGALFSPVCSSAFSPLGEGATLECFWKSDGDVSELRKPQDLCSLYKTYSDFASNLSKEILGSVCGYPSPIDMNMNKNLSCVCHKEFKSISGHLMKLADIQETVTVAKSQQKYQSLKNGIQRFATDLVEISVGSALRDIQKGVSSCTTTLCHLAARLTSSVFQMAFHEIGMRRAYVLKERAINGLAGFLVGEAVSGALRDFLSLKSQIFNNTVTQFAADLAEELVFEGIMEVCQFSHPSTPLTPKDYSFEQQEEVVSSYATDLSESVLQEAFIELSQADIAFTTQAAISVSVDNICHVSSEESKTTCSTTNNSPEFQGRLQPSDPVQEDCTMQKALYCVSGMASSVSVPVAGKAISDLQSLEETADTNTNIEGESDTVTVSLDDSISGRTSFNNMSGTMVDKIVSEAFDLMTSSKVKKRVEDCAEFLSRSVGSHLSVGQGVAQALHSKSHDAACQSSECNLLTMSVSKSERKETCDHLVQHQPPVNQATSEADPVLMKDTLDVPIFDGGGRKIITEETLHGSERTCGAEPSAPSTPQQPLEVCNERKNKQFSKRFKGKFTKELSPSTLPSTSGQTEASSDSDKADLMHTRSSSEETCGMEEEVLEGRRLSGLGNKGESEHDVNLQDKMMENGALLYAGRLAYHIVSMATEMDSMGVEDILYKWDTESKDVVSHCAKFSEQTLNVLWMYAGEIAGEVMSDVKKMMITSHCQPEALQRGTSREPQSRESDCKTERLSNMADKWSSDCLTSVLNAHSSSSSGMSSEYPSCESVSDEYAGYLIKVLKKEGGSRELILDHYASQLACRSIKAGLTHAARKLKQKSPLRLYSLRHLHCNSSQSLCRMSASQTFPTRGAIGKACYTGGAVQPLCDDDGQDNKNEYMEFVNFAESLAYSITCDVTRKLRVSSVRLPKSLTDSCLYKKNKFEDKASESFTTTTFSCSILPNTEQKRQYHSTGSLNDSSYNNGIMQVIEHYAQKIVDDTLDMTLGTVAQQQSAGGKTLEKLSCSERLWDADGRPTSACQACHHCQVSDCLCYGQSGGHHYQGMPRRGGGQCLDAASGLDIPKIHIHLDKRAMFAEDMVSTAIAKAKKELSSTSLNADSGIGHDGASLAESLTTEIMTSALSNVCQTINLSTSGKEAINATESTISQQLSVGDDSLGSWSNLSFEDDHPDESSSFFHLSDSDCTDEKELEIKEESNGAARVERVHVQGERALLVINTELREPGLDPQLRSLLQWIAASIAELPVLHLGHHNNREIQQLPEVMQKVKERQWRIGELLQALLRYYEESQLEDPALDSRMHGHKSLFQWLLEQA from the exons ATGGATGCCTGCGCTCGAATCAAAGGGATCCCCTTAAAGAGTCGGGCCACCCTTAGGAAAGAG ACTGTGCGTGAaaatgcagctgtgtgtgtgaaaacgcTGCTGAAGAACAGGAGGGAGCTTTGCAGTGTGTTTTTGGAGCTTCAGCACATCAGAAGCACACAGTGTCCGACAGAg ATCAACTTTGTGTGCTTGCCAAGtcacacagaaggggaggatTTAACAACAAGG GTCCTGCCATGTGGCCCCCCTGACATGGCTGAGCTGCTCAGATCACTGCATGTACATAGTCTCAAGAATGAAGAGGTGTTGCTTCTTAAAGACTCCAAGAAGATCCTTGAGCGGAAAGACAGTCTTTCACAG actagCTTGTCCAAAGCCATCTGTATATTTCGGCACAGTCATGCTTCCCAGATCAATGTCACCACCCTCTTGGGGCTGCTCACCCGATACACAGCAGGAATCAGGTATGCCTTGGAGCTGCAATCCCTCCAGAGGGGGATGTCAGAGTCAGGGCAGACAGAAGATGATGACACCAACCATTCCGTTTCATCCATTGAAGAGGACTTTGTCACCGCCTTTGAGCACCtagaagaggaggaaaatggAGAATGTTCAT TTTCTGCTTCCTGCAGTCAGCGAAATCAGCGTGATGTTGCTTCCCAGACCGTCTCCAGATACTGCAAAGATATGTCAGGCTCTCACATCATCATAGGCACTTCTTCCAAGAAGAGCTCAAGAAAGCAGAAGTACACCCCTGAGGGTTCTATCTCTGTCCAGTTGGGTCCCACTCCAGCATGTTTTTCAGGAAATGAGAGCCAGAGTAGGTTGTATATGTCAGACATTCAACCTAAAGTTCAAGACACCCCACGCTCCCCGTCAGAGTCAGATGAATCAAACTGCTCCAGTCCCAGTCCTATCATATTCCTAGATGAAGTGGACTATCAAAAGAGTCTTAAGGCAAAGCTTGACATTCCCCAGATCCCTGTCCTCAAGGACGGTGTAGAGGACTCTGACTCCGAGGTCAGTGAATTTTTTGATAGTTTTGATCAATTTGAAGACTTGGACCTAATACTCCAATCATCCATCAAGGTACCAAAAGGTCAAATCACCTCTGGCCAGTCACTGACTAAGAAGTCGTTTGAAGACACTGACTCTAAATATGTGTACAGGGGTTATTCGACTATGAACCCTCACAAATTTGACCATTCCATTCTCCCAGACAACATTAGGAAACCAACCCCATTGAAGCCAGGTTCTCCATATGGTGTTCACTCAGATGTTCCGGATTCTCCTCGACTAGTAAGGACATCCTGTGATGATAGTGGAGCACTGTTCAGTCCAGTCTGTTCATCTGCTTTTAGCCCATTGGGAGAAGGGGCCACCCTGGAATGTTTCTGGAAATCAGACGGAGACGTTTCAGAGTTACGTAAACCTCAGGATCTGTGTTCCTTATATAAGACCTATTCTGATTTTGCAAGTAATCTGTCCAAGGAAATTCTTGGATCCGTGTGTGGCTACCCATCCCCCATtgacatgaacatgaataaGAACCTGAGTTGTGTTTGTCACAAAGAATTTAAGAGCATCAGTGGTCATCTTATGAAGTTGGCTGACATTCAAGAAACAGTGACAGTTGCCAAGTCACAGCAGAAATACCAGTCTCTCAAAAATGGAATTCAGCGATTTGCCACAGATCTGGTTGAAATTAGTGTTGGCAGTGCCTTAAGAGATATCCAGAAAGGGGTGTCCTCTTGCACTACTACACTTTGCCATTTAGCTGCTAGGCTGACCTCTTCAGTGTTTCAAATGGCCTTTCATGAGATAGGCATGCGTCGTGCATATGTGTTAAAAGAACGTGCCATAAATGGATTGGCTGGCTTTCTTGTTGGAGAGGCTGTGTCGGGGGCACTCAGAGATTTCCTGTCTTTGAAAAGTCAAATCTTTAACAACACTGTTACACAATTTGCTGCAGATTTGGCTGAAGAATTAGTCTTTGAGGGTATCATGGAGGTTTGTCAGTTTTCACATCCCTCGACACCATTGACTCCAAAAGATTATTCTTTTGAACAACAAGAGGAAGTTGTTTCTTCATATGCCACAGACCTATCAGAATCTGTCCTTCAGGAGGCGTTCATAGAACTGTCACAAGCAGACATCGCATTTACCACCCAAGCAGCCATCAGTGTCTCTGTAGACAACATTTGTCATGTCAGTTCTGAGGAGTCCAAAACAACCTGTTCTACCACAAACAATTCTCCTGAATTCCAAGGCCGCCTTCAGCCATCTGATCCAGTGCAGGAAGACTGCACGATGCAGAAGGCTCTGTATTGTGTGTCTGGGATGGCTAGTTCTGTGTCAGTGCCTGTGGCTGGAAAAGCCATCTCTGACTTGCAAAGTCTTGAGGAGACTGCTGATACTAACACTAACATTGAAGGAGAGTCAGATACTGTGACCGTCTCACTAGATGACAGTATTTCAGGAAGAACCTCTTTTAATAATATGTCTGGTACCATGGTGGACAAGATAGTGAGTGAAGCATTTGACCTAATGACTTCTTCTAAAGTCAAGAAAAGAGTGGAAGACTGTGCTGAGTTTCTGAGTAGATCAGTGGGAAGTCACCTGTCAGTAGGTCAAGGAGTGGCTCAGGCTTTACATTCAAAGTCACATGATGCAGCCTGTCAGAGTTCTGAATGTAACCTCTTAACTATGTCTGTCTCaaagagtgaaaggaaagaaacCTGTGATCACCTGGTCCAGCATCAGCCCCCTGTCAATCAGGCAACCTCAGAAGCTGATCCTGTTTTGATGAAGGACACTTTGGATGTACCCATATTTGATGGAGGAGGCAGAAAGATCATCACAGAGGAAACACTCCATGGTTCTGAGCGAACATGTGGTGCAGAACCAAGTGCACCCTCTACCCCACAGCAACCTTTAGAGGTCTGcaatgaaagaaaaaacaagcaatTTTCCAAGCGGTTCAAAGGCAAATTCACCAAGGAATTGTCTCCTTCAACACTCCCTTCAACCTCTGGTCAGACAGAAGCAAGCTCAGACTCTGATAAGGCAGACTTGATGCATACAAGATCCTCGTCTGAGGAGACGTgtgggatggaggaagaggttCTAGAGGGAAGGCGTCTTTCAGGTTTAGGGAATAAAGGTGAATCAGAACATGACGTCAATCTTCAAGACAAAATGATGGAGAATGGAGCTCTCCTCTATGCAGGGCGTTTAGCATACCATATAGTTTCTATGGCAACTGAAATGGACTCCATGGGTGTGGAGGATATCCTATATAAATGGGACACTGAAAGCAAAGATGTTGTCTCACACTGTGCAAAGTTTTCAGAGCAGACCCTAAATGTTTTGTGGATGTATGCTGGTGAAATTGCAGGAGAAGTTATGAGCGATGTGAAGAAAATGATGATTACAAGCCATTGCCAGCCTGAAGCTCTCCAAAGGGGCACATCAAGAGAACCACAGAGTCGTGAATCTGATTGCAAAACTGAAAGGTTAAGTAACATGGCCGATAAGTGGTCCAGTGATTGTCTAACATCAGTTCTAAATGCCCATAGTAGTAGTTCCAGTGGGATGTCATCCGAGTACCCTAGCTGTGAGAGTGTCTCAGATGAGTATGCTGGGTACCTCATTAAAGTTTTGAAGAAAGAAGGCGGAAGCAGAGAACTGATTTTGGATCACTATGCCAGTCAGCTGGCATGTAGATCAATAAAGGCTGGGCTTACCCATGCGGCTCGCAAACTAAAGCAGAAGTCTCCCTTAAGACTTTATTCCTTAAGGCATCTGCACTGCAATAGCAGTCAGAGTCTATGTCGAATGTCAGCGTCTCAAACATTTCCCACCAGAGGTGCTATTGGTAAAGCATGTTACACCGGTGGTGCTGTACAGCCTCTGTGTGATGATGACGGGCAAGACAATAAGAATGAGTACATGGAATTTGTCAACTTTGCGGAGTCATTGGCGTATAGTATTACCTGTGATGTCACAAGGAAACTCCGAGTGTCCTCCGTGCGTTTGCCCAAATCACTGACTGACTCCTgtctgtataaaaaaaacaagtttgaGGACAAGGCCTCAGAGAGTTTCACGACGACTACGTTTTCTTGTTCTATATTGCCTAACACAGAACAAAAGAGACAGTACCATAGCACTGGGAGCTTAAACGATAGCTCTTACAACAATGGCATAATGCAAGTGATTGAGCACTATGCCCAAAAGATTGTAGATGACACTTTGGATATGACCTTAGGGACTGTTGCCCAACAACAGTCTGCAGGAGGAAAAACTCTGGAAAAACTCTCATGTTCTGAAAGACTGTGGGATGCTGATGGCAGGCCCACCTCTGCGTGTCAAGCGTGCCACCACTGCCAGGTCAGTGATTGCCTGTGTTATGGACAGTCGGGTGGGCATCACTATCAGGGTATGccgagaaggggggggggacagtgtCTTGATGCAGCAAGTGGACTTGACATTCCCAAGATTCATATTCATTTGGATAAGAGGGCGATGTTTGCAGAAGACATGGTGTCGACAGCCATTGCGAAAGCCAAGAAAGAACTGAGCAGCACTAGCCTGAATGCAGACAGTGGAATTGGTCACGATGGAGCAAGCTTGGCGGAAAGCCTCACCACAGAGATTATGACGTCAGCATTGTCCAATGTCTGCCAAACCATCAATTTGAG CACATCAGGGAAAGAGGCTATCAATGCAACCGAATCCACTATAAGCCAGCAGCTAAGTGTTGGAGATGACAGTCTCGGTAGCTGGTCTAACTTGAGTTTTGAGGATGACCATCCAGATGAGAGCAGCAGTTTCTTCCATCTGAGTGACAG TGATTGCACTGACGAAAAAGAATTGGAGATCAAGGAGGAATCAAATG GCGCAGCACGTGTGGAAAGGGTCCATGTACAAGGAGAGCGGGCGCTGTTGGTGATTAACACGGAACTAAGGGAACCTGGCCTGGACCCCCAGCTGCGGAGCCTGCTCCAGTGGATTGCAGCCTCCATTGCTGAGCTGCCTGTTCTCCATCTGGGCCATCACAACAACAGGGAGATCCAGCAG CTTCCGGAGGTCATGCAGAAGGTGAAGGAGAGGCAGTGGCGAATTGGTGAGCTGCTCCAGGCCCTGTTGAGATATTATGAGGAATCCCAGCTCGAGGATCCAGCGCTAGACAGCAGGATGCATGGGCACAAGTCTCTCTTCCAGTGGCTTCTAGAACAAGCCTAG
- the akap11 gene encoding A-kinase anchor protein 11 isoform X2 has translation MDACARIKGIPLKSRATLRKETVRENAAVCVKTLLKNRRELCSVFLELQHIRSTQCPTEINFVCLPSHTEGEDLTTRVLPCGPPDMAELLRSLHVHSLKNEEVLLLKDSKKILERKDSLSQTSLSKAICIFRHSHASQINVTTLLGLLTRYTAGIRYALELQSLQRGMSESGQTEDDDTNHSVSSIEEDFVTAFEHLEEEENGECSFSASCSQRNQRDVASQTVSRYCKDMSGSHIIIGTSSKKSSRKQKYTPEGSISVQLGPTPACFSGNESQSRLYMSDIQPKVQDTPRSPSESDESNCSSPSPIIFLDEVDYQKSLKAKLDIPQIPVLKDGVEDSDSEVSEFFDSFDQFEDLDLILQSSIKVPKGQITSGQSLTKKSFEDTDSKYVYRGYSTMNPHKFDHSILPDNIRKPTPLKPGSPYGVHSDVPDSPRLVRTSCDDSGALFSPVCSSAFSPLGEGATLECFWKSDGDVSELRKPQDLCSLYKTYSDFASNLSKEILGSVCGYPSPIDMNMNKNLSCVCHKEFKSISGHLMKLADIQETVTVAKSQQKYQSLKNGIQRFATDLVEISVGSALRDIQKGVSSCTTTLCHLAARLTSSVFQMAFHEIGMRRAYVLKERAINGLAGFLVGEAVSGALRDFLSLKSQIFNNTVTQFAADLAEELVFEGIMEVCQFSHPSTPLTPKDYSFEQQEEVVSSYATDLSESVLQEAFIELSQADIAFTTQAAISVSVDNICHVSSEESKTTCSTTNNSPEFQGRLQPSDPVQEDCTMQKALYCVSGMASSVSVPVAGKAISDLQSLEETADTNTNIEGESDTVTVSLDDSISGRTSFNNMSGTMVDKIVSEAFDLMTSSKVKKRVEDCAEFLSRSVGSHLSVGQGVAQALHSKSHDAACQSSECNLLTMSVSKSERKETCDHLVQHQPPVNQATSEADPVLMKDTLDVPIFDGGGRKIITEETLHGSERTCGAEPSAPSTPQQPLEVCNERKNKQFSKRFKGKFTKELSPSTLPSTSGQTEASSDSDKADLMHTRSSSEETCGMEEEVLEGRRLSGLGNKGESEHDVNLQDKMMENGALLYAGRLAYHIVSMATEMDSMGVEDILYKWDTESKDVVSHCAKFSEQTLNVLWMYAGEIAGEVMSDVKKMMITSHCQPEALQRGTSREPQSRESDCKTERLSNMADKWSSDCLTSVLNAHSSSSSGMSSEYPSCESVSDEYAGYLIKVLKKEGGSRELILDHYASQLACRSIKAGLTHAARKLKQKSPLRLYSLRHLHCNSSQSLCRMSASQTFPTRGAIGKACYTGGAVQPLCDDDGQDNKNEYMEFVNFAESLAYSITCDVTRKLRVSSVRLPKSLTDSCLYKKNKFEDKASESFTTTTFSCSILPNTEQKRQYHSTGSLNDSSYNNGIMQVIEHYAQKIVDDTLDMTLGTVAQQQSAGGKTLEKLSCSERLWDADGRPTSACQACHHCQVSDCLCYGQSGGHHYQGMPRRGGGQCLDAASGLDIPKIHIHLDKRAMFAEDMVSTAIAKAKKELSSTSLNADSGIGHDGASLAESLTTEIMTSALSNVCQTINLSTSGKEAINATESTISQQLSVGDDSLGSWSNLSFEDDHPDESSSFFHLSDSNGNSSSWSSLGLEGEVYEERLSFSPSDSDCTDEKELEIKEESNGAARVERVHVQGERALLVINTELREPGLDPQLRSLLQWIAASIAELPVLHLGHHNNREIQQLPEVMQKVKERQWRIGELLQALLRYYEESQLEDPALDSRMHGHKSLFQWLLEQA, from the exons ATGGATGCCTGCGCTCGAATCAAAGGGATCCCCTTAAAGAGTCGGGCCACCCTTAGGAAAGAG ACTGTGCGTGAaaatgcagctgtgtgtgtgaaaacgcTGCTGAAGAACAGGAGGGAGCTTTGCAGTGTGTTTTTGGAGCTTCAGCACATCAGAAGCACACAGTGTCCGACAGAg ATCAACTTTGTGTGCTTGCCAAGtcacacagaaggggaggatTTAACAACAAGG GTCCTGCCATGTGGCCCCCCTGACATGGCTGAGCTGCTCAGATCACTGCATGTACATAGTCTCAAGAATGAAGAGGTGTTGCTTCTTAAAGACTCCAAGAAGATCCTTGAGCGGAAAGACAGTCTTTCACAG actagCTTGTCCAAAGCCATCTGTATATTTCGGCACAGTCATGCTTCCCAGATCAATGTCACCACCCTCTTGGGGCTGCTCACCCGATACACAGCAGGAATCAGGTATGCCTTGGAGCTGCAATCCCTCCAGAGGGGGATGTCAGAGTCAGGGCAGACAGAAGATGATGACACCAACCATTCCGTTTCATCCATTGAAGAGGACTTTGTCACCGCCTTTGAGCACCtagaagaggaggaaaatggAGAATGTTCAT TTTCTGCTTCCTGCAGTCAGCGAAATCAGCGTGATGTTGCTTCCCAGACCGTCTCCAGATACTGCAAAGATATGTCAGGCTCTCACATCATCATAGGCACTTCTTCCAAGAAGAGCTCAAGAAAGCAGAAGTACACCCCTGAGGGTTCTATCTCTGTCCAGTTGGGTCCCACTCCAGCATGTTTTTCAGGAAATGAGAGCCAGAGTAGGTTGTATATGTCAGACATTCAACCTAAAGTTCAAGACACCCCACGCTCCCCGTCAGAGTCAGATGAATCAAACTGCTCCAGTCCCAGTCCTATCATATTCCTAGATGAAGTGGACTATCAAAAGAGTCTTAAGGCAAAGCTTGACATTCCCCAGATCCCTGTCCTCAAGGACGGTGTAGAGGACTCTGACTCCGAGGTCAGTGAATTTTTTGATAGTTTTGATCAATTTGAAGACTTGGACCTAATACTCCAATCATCCATCAAGGTACCAAAAGGTCAAATCACCTCTGGCCAGTCACTGACTAAGAAGTCGTTTGAAGACACTGACTCTAAATATGTGTACAGGGGTTATTCGACTATGAACCCTCACAAATTTGACCATTCCATTCTCCCAGACAACATTAGGAAACCAACCCCATTGAAGCCAGGTTCTCCATATGGTGTTCACTCAGATGTTCCGGATTCTCCTCGACTAGTAAGGACATCCTGTGATGATAGTGGAGCACTGTTCAGTCCAGTCTGTTCATCTGCTTTTAGCCCATTGGGAGAAGGGGCCACCCTGGAATGTTTCTGGAAATCAGACGGAGACGTTTCAGAGTTACGTAAACCTCAGGATCTGTGTTCCTTATATAAGACCTATTCTGATTTTGCAAGTAATCTGTCCAAGGAAATTCTTGGATCCGTGTGTGGCTACCCATCCCCCATtgacatgaacatgaataaGAACCTGAGTTGTGTTTGTCACAAAGAATTTAAGAGCATCAGTGGTCATCTTATGAAGTTGGCTGACATTCAAGAAACAGTGACAGTTGCCAAGTCACAGCAGAAATACCAGTCTCTCAAAAATGGAATTCAGCGATTTGCCACAGATCTGGTTGAAATTAGTGTTGGCAGTGCCTTAAGAGATATCCAGAAAGGGGTGTCCTCTTGCACTACTACACTTTGCCATTTAGCTGCTAGGCTGACCTCTTCAGTGTTTCAAATGGCCTTTCATGAGATAGGCATGCGTCGTGCATATGTGTTAAAAGAACGTGCCATAAATGGATTGGCTGGCTTTCTTGTTGGAGAGGCTGTGTCGGGGGCACTCAGAGATTTCCTGTCTTTGAAAAGTCAAATCTTTAACAACACTGTTACACAATTTGCTGCAGATTTGGCTGAAGAATTAGTCTTTGAGGGTATCATGGAGGTTTGTCAGTTTTCACATCCCTCGACACCATTGACTCCAAAAGATTATTCTTTTGAACAACAAGAGGAAGTTGTTTCTTCATATGCCACAGACCTATCAGAATCTGTCCTTCAGGAGGCGTTCATAGAACTGTCACAAGCAGACATCGCATTTACCACCCAAGCAGCCATCAGTGTCTCTGTAGACAACATTTGTCATGTCAGTTCTGAGGAGTCCAAAACAACCTGTTCTACCACAAACAATTCTCCTGAATTCCAAGGCCGCCTTCAGCCATCTGATCCAGTGCAGGAAGACTGCACGATGCAGAAGGCTCTGTATTGTGTGTCTGGGATGGCTAGTTCTGTGTCAGTGCCTGTGGCTGGAAAAGCCATCTCTGACTTGCAAAGTCTTGAGGAGACTGCTGATACTAACACTAACATTGAAGGAGAGTCAGATACTGTGACCGTCTCACTAGATGACAGTATTTCAGGAAGAACCTCTTTTAATAATATGTCTGGTACCATGGTGGACAAGATAGTGAGTGAAGCATTTGACCTAATGACTTCTTCTAAAGTCAAGAAAAGAGTGGAAGACTGTGCTGAGTTTCTGAGTAGATCAGTGGGAAGTCACCTGTCAGTAGGTCAAGGAGTGGCTCAGGCTTTACATTCAAAGTCACATGATGCAGCCTGTCAGAGTTCTGAATGTAACCTCTTAACTATGTCTGTCTCaaagagtgaaaggaaagaaacCTGTGATCACCTGGTCCAGCATCAGCCCCCTGTCAATCAGGCAACCTCAGAAGCTGATCCTGTTTTGATGAAGGACACTTTGGATGTACCCATATTTGATGGAGGAGGCAGAAAGATCATCACAGAGGAAACACTCCATGGTTCTGAGCGAACATGTGGTGCAGAACCAAGTGCACCCTCTACCCCACAGCAACCTTTAGAGGTCTGcaatgaaagaaaaaacaagcaatTTTCCAAGCGGTTCAAAGGCAAATTCACCAAGGAATTGTCTCCTTCAACACTCCCTTCAACCTCTGGTCAGACAGAAGCAAGCTCAGACTCTGATAAGGCAGACTTGATGCATACAAGATCCTCGTCTGAGGAGACGTgtgggatggaggaagaggttCTAGAGGGAAGGCGTCTTTCAGGTTTAGGGAATAAAGGTGAATCAGAACATGACGTCAATCTTCAAGACAAAATGATGGAGAATGGAGCTCTCCTCTATGCAGGGCGTTTAGCATACCATATAGTTTCTATGGCAACTGAAATGGACTCCATGGGTGTGGAGGATATCCTATATAAATGGGACACTGAAAGCAAAGATGTTGTCTCACACTGTGCAAAGTTTTCAGAGCAGACCCTAAATGTTTTGTGGATGTATGCTGGTGAAATTGCAGGAGAAGTTATGAGCGATGTGAAGAAAATGATGATTACAAGCCATTGCCAGCCTGAAGCTCTCCAAAGGGGCACATCAAGAGAACCACAGAGTCGTGAATCTGATTGCAAAACTGAAAGGTTAAGTAACATGGCCGATAAGTGGTCCAGTGATTGTCTAACATCAGTTCTAAATGCCCATAGTAGTAGTTCCAGTGGGATGTCATCCGAGTACCCTAGCTGTGAGAGTGTCTCAGATGAGTATGCTGGGTACCTCATTAAAGTTTTGAAGAAAGAAGGCGGAAGCAGAGAACTGATTTTGGATCACTATGCCAGTCAGCTGGCATGTAGATCAATAAAGGCTGGGCTTACCCATGCGGCTCGCAAACTAAAGCAGAAGTCTCCCTTAAGACTTTATTCCTTAAGGCATCTGCACTGCAATAGCAGTCAGAGTCTATGTCGAATGTCAGCGTCTCAAACATTTCCCACCAGAGGTGCTATTGGTAAAGCATGTTACACCGGTGGTGCTGTACAGCCTCTGTGTGATGATGACGGGCAAGACAATAAGAATGAGTACATGGAATTTGTCAACTTTGCGGAGTCATTGGCGTATAGTATTACCTGTGATGTCACAAGGAAACTCCGAGTGTCCTCCGTGCGTTTGCCCAAATCACTGACTGACTCCTgtctgtataaaaaaaacaagtttgaGGACAAGGCCTCAGAGAGTTTCACGACGACTACGTTTTCTTGTTCTATATTGCCTAACACAGAACAAAAGAGACAGTACCATAGCACTGGGAGCTTAAACGATAGCTCTTACAACAATGGCATAATGCAAGTGATTGAGCACTATGCCCAAAAGATTGTAGATGACACTTTGGATATGACCTTAGGGACTGTTGCCCAACAACAGTCTGCAGGAGGAAAAACTCTGGAAAAACTCTCATGTTCTGAAAGACTGTGGGATGCTGATGGCAGGCCCACCTCTGCGTGTCAAGCGTGCCACCACTGCCAGGTCAGTGATTGCCTGTGTTATGGACAGTCGGGTGGGCATCACTATCAGGGTATGccgagaaggggggggggacagtgtCTTGATGCAGCAAGTGGACTTGACATTCCCAAGATTCATATTCATTTGGATAAGAGGGCGATGTTTGCAGAAGACATGGTGTCGACAGCCATTGCGAAAGCCAAGAAAGAACTGAGCAGCACTAGCCTGAATGCAGACAGTGGAATTGGTCACGATGGAGCAAGCTTGGCGGAAAGCCTCACCACAGAGATTATGACGTCAGCATTGTCCAATGTCTGCCAAACCATCAATTTGAG CACATCAGGGAAAGAGGCTATCAATGCAACCGAATCCACTATAAGCCAGCAGCTAAGTGTTGGAGATGACAGTCTCGGTAGCTGGTCTAACTTGAGTTTTGAGGATGACCATCCAGATGAGAGCAGCAGTTTCTTCCATCTGAGTGACAG TAATGGGAACAGCAGTAGCTGGAGCAGCCTGGGGTTAGAGGGAGAGGTTTATGAAGAGCGTTTATCCTTCTCTCCATCAGACAG TGATTGCACTGACGAAAAAGAATTGGAGATCAAGGAGGAATCAAATG GCGCAGCACGTGTGGAAAGGGTCCATGTACAAGGAGAGCGGGCGCTGTTGGTGATTAACACGGAACTAAGGGAACCTGGCCTGGACCCCCAGCTGCGGAGCCTGCTCCAGTGGATTGCAGCCTCCATTGCTGAGCTGCCTGTTCTCCATCTGGGCCATCACAACAACAGGGAGATCCAGCAG CTTCCGGAGGTCATGCAGAAGGTGAAGGAGAGGCAGTGGCGAATTGGTGAGCTGCTCCAGGCCCTGTTGAGATATTATGAGGAATCCCAGCTCGAGGATCCAGCGCTAGACAGCAGGATGCATGGGCACAAGTCTCTCTTCCAGTGGCTTCTAGAACAAGCCTAG